TCCTCGCATTGTGGTTTGCGTGGGAGGTCTTATATTTGGGGTAGCAAATATTCTCGCCAGCTTTGGAACAGCATTGTGGCACTTCCAACTGGCCCAAGGCCTACTTCTGGGAATCGGCAGCTGTCTTTCATACATGCCCTCGATGATCGTGCCGCCCACATGGTTCTCAAAGCGCCGCGGCCTCGCCCTTGGCATTATCTCCGCGGGAACCGGTATTGGCGGTCTGGTCTTCGCCCCCGTGATCCAGGCTTGTATGGATGCTATGGGTCTTCGGGATACACTCCGCTTAATAGGCTGCTTGTCGACGCTGCTAATCTGTGCCTCAGGCGCCGTTCTGATCTGGGAACCCGCTATGGAGAAACGCTTGCTGGAGGAAGTAGCAGCCAAGCCCTCCTTAGTGTCTCGCCTTTTCCAGTTCCCCCTGCCCCCCTGGTCCCTGGTCCGGCAGCGCAAGTTCATTGCCCAAGTGCTCAACGCAGCCTTTCAGAGTGCAGCTTACTACACGCCCATTTACTACATCTCGTCGTACGGGCAGACGTTGGGCTACAGCGAGTCAGATGGAGCCAACTGGACTTCTCTCAGTAATGCGTGCAACGCCATCGGTAAGGTCGCCGTCGGGTACCTGGCCGACTATATTGGACGTTTGaattccttcttcctggtcACTCTTCTCAGTGCTGTGGGTGCGGTGGCACTCTGGATCCCCAGTACTTTGCTTGGGTCCACGTTGCATGACGTGGCGGCGGCCAAGGGCTGCTTCATTGTGTTCACTATTTTCTACGGCCTCTTTGCTAGTGCCTATATTGGGCTATTCTCGCCGGCTCTCGTGGAACTCTTTAGTTTGCAGGAGATGCCCCGCATCACGGGTATCATGTATATGGTGCAGGGGGCAGCCGGTCTAGTGGGCACCCCCGTGGCGGGAGTAATGGTGCGCACATACAACGGGGAGACTACCTCGCGTAGCTATCTGGATATGGCTGCCTTTGTCAGTGCGTTGATGGTGGCATCTACCCTAACGGTTGCATGGGCCCGAGTAGAACAAGGATTCGACCGTATTAGCGGCCGCCTTTCGTGGACATGGAAGCAGTAGGCTTCCGTGCTATTATCTGAAATCAATAAGTGTAATCTAGACGAAGATATCTACATTACACCCCAGTACAGGTCGTAGCTAGCAGGTGATCCCGACATGCTCA
The window above is part of the Aspergillus luchuensis IFO 4308 DNA, chromosome 8, nearly complete sequence genome. Proteins encoded here:
- a CDS encoding uncharacterized protein (COG:G;~EggNog:ENOG410QDAP;~InterPro:IPR020846,IPR011701,IPR036259;~PFAM:PF07690;~TransMembrane:11 (i29-53o73-98i105-130o136-156i163-183o195-216i254-275o320-341i353-372o392-412i424-445o);~go_function: GO:0022857 - transmembrane transporter activity [Evidence IEA];~go_process: GO:0055085 - transmembrane transport [Evidence IEA]); protein product: MLKTMNAPASAEQRSPTEAPKNEHSWRQYVLIVLSGFMLNFTGCGVVFAYGVYQAEYEKMAVSKGTAFTGASSAEITLIGSLSSAMMKLGAPFVVAWCKCFGPRIVVCVGGLIFGVANILASFGTALWHFQLAQGLLLGIGSCLSYMPSMIVPPTWFSKRRGLALGIISAGTGIGGLVFAPVIQACMDAMGLRDTLRLIGCLSTLLICASGAVLIWEPAMEKRLLEEVAAKPSLVSRLFQFPLPPWSLVRQRKFIAQVLNAAFQSAAYYTPIYYISSYGQTLGYSESDGANWTSLSNACNAIGKVAVGYLADYIGRLNSFFLVTLLSAVGAVALWIPSTLLGSTLHDVAAAKGCFIVFTIFYGLFASAYIGLFSPALVELFSLQEMPRITGIMYMVQGAAGLVGTPVAGVMVRTYNGETTSRSYLDMAAFVSALMVASTLTVAWARVEQGFDRISGRLSWTWKQ